The Natranaerobius trueperi genome has a window encoding:
- the spoIIM gene encoding stage II sporulation protein M, with the protein MLVSVKEILSLYIKYNLILFLIVILLFMVGAIIGGFVVSGLSDDITSNLQSYLDNFYHFVSEDQSLDYHQVFLSSLGYHITLLGIIWLLGITMIGIPVLLLLVFLRGVAFGFTMVFLLQQSSFQEVIMAMISILPHNLLFIPSFFIISVASISFSILLIKNQLRRKSIHLMPELINYTLLFVMIGVGFIAGSLIEAYISPTFMRIFLQYL; encoded by the coding sequence ATGCTTGTATCAGTTAAGGAGATTTTATCTCTTTATATCAAGTACAATTTGATATTATTCTTAATTGTAATACTATTATTTATGGTAGGAGCAATTATTGGAGGATTTGTTGTAAGTGGACTGTCTGACGACATAACATCAAATTTACAATCATATTTAGATAATTTCTATCATTTTGTATCAGAGGACCAGTCTTTAGATTATCATCAAGTTTTTTTATCTAGTTTAGGTTATCACATAACATTGTTAGGAATTATATGGCTTCTTGGTATAACAATGATCGGTATACCTGTTTTGCTATTATTAGTTTTTTTAAGAGGGGTAGCTTTTGGGTTTACAATGGTTTTCTTGCTACAGCAATCATCTTTTCAAGAAGTTATAATGGCAATGATCTCAATCTTACCACATAATTTACTATTTATTCCGAGCTTCTTTATTATAAGTGTTGCAAGTATATCTTTTTCTATTTTGTTGATTAAAAACCAACTGAGAAGGAAATCAATACACCTCATGCCAGAACTAATTAATTATACGTTGTTATTTGTGATGATCGGAGTAGGATTTATTGCTGGATCACTTATAGAGGCGTATATTAGTCCAACATTTATGAGAATATTTTTGCAATATTTGTAA
- a CDS encoding endonuclease Q family protein, which translates to MKKAWFVDLHIHIGQTQNKPVKITASNELTLCNILEYSKEFKGLDMVGVVDCASPPVIDELDKLIKTQVLEELPEGGLIYKDELVLIPGCEVEISVGKKRAHFLAYFPNLETIKKFSEWISNYITNVNLSSQLLKTSLVEFCENVQKYGGFSIPAHAFTPHKSLFGACIDTLDELDINFKGLELGLSADTYIAEFIPSIKNLTYFTNSDAHSLPKIAREYNKIKSDRLNFTSLSKMIEKNKDESNIENFGLHPELGKYYRTFCLECNRTASQKPPVVSCLNCKSNKVVLGVLDRITQIVNNNHSNTSHPRNNYKNYNYQVPLENIPGIGKKTYESLIKSLGTELDIIHNVQLEKIEYLVTNQTFNYIRKAREGKLSFKPGGGGHYGSVQKK; encoded by the coding sequence ATGAAGAAAGCTTGGTTTGTAGACTTACATATACATATAGGACAAACTCAAAACAAACCTGTAAAAATTACTGCTTCGAACGAGCTGACACTATGTAATATATTAGAATACTCTAAAGAGTTTAAAGGTTTAGATATGGTAGGTGTTGTTGATTGTGCTTCACCACCTGTGATAGATGAATTAGATAAACTCATCAAAACACAGGTATTAGAGGAGCTACCAGAAGGAGGGCTCATTTATAAGGATGAATTAGTATTGATTCCTGGTTGTGAAGTTGAAATTTCAGTGGGAAAAAAAAGAGCGCATTTTTTAGCTTATTTTCCTAATCTCGAAACTATTAAAAAATTTTCAGAATGGATCTCTAATTATATAACTAATGTTAATTTGAGTTCTCAGTTATTAAAAACTAGTTTAGTTGAATTTTGTGAAAACGTGCAAAAGTATGGTGGCTTTTCGATTCCCGCTCACGCTTTTACACCGCATAAAAGTTTGTTTGGGGCTTGTATTGATACCTTAGATGAGCTGGACATTAACTTTAAAGGTTTAGAACTTGGATTGAGTGCAGATACTTATATAGCAGAGTTTATCCCTTCAATTAAGAACCTAACTTATTTCACAAATTCTGATGCCCACTCTTTACCTAAAATTGCTCGAGAGTATAACAAAATCAAATCTGATAGACTAAATTTTACATCTCTTAGTAAAATGATAGAGAAAAATAAAGATGAATCGAATATTGAAAATTTTGGTCTTCATCCAGAACTCGGGAAGTATTATCGCACCTTCTGTCTAGAATGTAATAGAACGGCCTCCCAAAAACCGCCTGTTGTTAGTTGTTTGAATTGTAAATCAAATAAAGTTGTGCTTGGTGTATTAGATAGGATTACACAAATAGTTAATAATAATCATTCTAATACTTCACATCCTAGAAATAATTATAAAAATTATAACTATCAAGTACCATTAGAAAACATTCCGGGTATTGGTAAAAAAACCTATGAGTCATTGATAAAAAGTTTAGGAACAGAATTAGATATAATTCACAATGTTCAGTTAGAAAAAATTGAATATCTAGTTACAAATCAAACATTTAATTATATAAGGAAGGCAAGAGAAGGTAAATTGTCCTTTAAACCTGGAGGAGGAGGCCATTATGGGAGTGTGCAAAAGAAATGA
- the ald gene encoding alanine dehydrogenase gives MLIGVPKEIKPNENRVALTPAGVVALKQNGHDVVIETNAGTGSGFFDEKYKEAGADIVSTPKEVYDKADMIMKVKEPLPPEYELMKEGQILFTFLHLAAEPELTEKMIERKVTGIAYETIEAADGSLPLLTPMSEVAGRMATQMGSKFLEKTNGGKGVLMGGVPGTRPAKVTIIGGGIVGTNAAKIALGMGADVTILDISPARLRYLDDLFYNRLGTIMSNPLNIEEAVEETDLLIGAVLVPGSKAPKLVTEDMVSKMSDGSVIVDVAIDQGGSIETIDRVTTHAEPTYEKHGVVHYAVANMPGAVPRTSTIALTNVTLPYAIKLANKGWRKAVQEDSLLKPGVNTVEGKLTYKPVANSLGMDYTSIDEVL, from the coding sequence ATGTTAATTGGTGTACCTAAGGAGATTAAACCGAATGAGAATCGTGTGGCACTAACTCCAGCAGGAGTTGTAGCCTTGAAACAAAATGGACATGATGTGGTTATCGAAACTAATGCTGGTACTGGTAGTGGTTTTTTCGATGAAAAGTATAAAGAAGCTGGTGCTGATATTGTATCAACACCAAAAGAAGTGTATGATAAGGCAGATATGATTATGAAGGTAAAGGAACCTTTACCACCAGAATATGAACTAATGAAAGAAGGGCAAATACTATTTACTTTCCTTCATTTAGCAGCTGAGCCGGAGTTAACAGAAAAAATGATTGAAAGAAAAGTGACTGGTATAGCTTATGAAACCATTGAAGCAGCTGATGGATCTTTACCATTATTAACCCCAATGAGTGAAGTTGCTGGAAGAATGGCTACTCAAATGGGTTCTAAATTTTTAGAAAAAACTAACGGTGGTAAGGGAGTTTTAATGGGAGGAGTTCCTGGAACAAGACCTGCAAAAGTTACTATTATAGGTGGCGGTATTGTTGGTACAAATGCTGCAAAAATAGCTTTAGGTATGGGGGCAGACGTAACTATCTTAGATATCAGCCCGGCTAGACTTCGTTATTTAGATGATTTATTCTACAACCGTTTAGGTACAATTATGAGTAATCCATTGAACATAGAGGAAGCTGTAGAGGAAACAGATTTGTTAATTGGTGCTGTATTGGTACCTGGTTCAAAGGCACCTAAGTTGGTAACTGAAGATATGGTTTCTAAAATGTCTGATGGCTCTGTTATTGTTGATGTTGCTATTGATCAGGGTGGTTCAATTGAAACTATTGATAGAGTTACAACACATGCAGAACCTACTTATGAAAAACATGGAGTAGTTCACTATGCAGTTGCAAACATGCCTGGTGCTGTTCCAAGAACTTCAACTATCGCACTAACTAATGTTACATTACCTTATGCAATAAAATTAGCTAACAAAGGGTGGAGGAAAGCTGTTCAAGAAGATTCACTTCTTAAGCCAGGTGTAAATACAGTAGAAGGCAAATTAACATACAAACCAGTAGCAAATTCTTTAGGGATGGATTATACTTCTATTGATGAAGTATTATAA